The Salvelinus fontinalis isolate EN_2023a chromosome 24, ASM2944872v1, whole genome shotgun sequence genome has a segment encoding these proteins:
- the LOC129821901 gene encoding sodium channel subunit beta-2-like: protein MHFTLQKRNKTWMPAINLSIVGLVVYIMACPVSSMDVLVHNQINVLNGTMVRIQCIFTSCYKMDVNKFAMNWTYQENTNETEEMFMTYKKGMMPLRTDQFSDRVQFVGNLEKNDLSITLSDVQLSDEGVYNCYVRNPPDRIQGHGIINMFVVTELPPPRDSTIAVAIGASVGGALALLILSMVVVKCIRRHKKQELISDEQKMEEEGKLDAEGCPEEGTKKAFLPEDV, encoded by the exons ATGCATTTTACATTACAAAAGCGAAATAAGACGTGGATGCCAGCTATCAACTTGAGCATCGTGGGATTGGTGGTTTATATTATGG CCTGCCCTGTGTCCAGTATGGATGTGCTGGTCCATAACCAGATCAACGTCCTGAACGGCACCATGGTGAGGATCCAGTGCATCTTCACCTCCTGCTACAAGATGGACGTCAATAAGTTTGCCATGAACTGGACCTACCAGGAGAACACCAACGAGACTGAGGAGATG tTCATGACCTATAAGAAGGGGATGATGCCCCTGCGGACAGACCAGTTCAGTGACCGGGTGCAGTTTGTGGGTAACCTGGAAAAGAACGACTTGTCCATCACCCTCTCTGATGTCCAGCTGTCGGACGAGGGCGTCTATAACTGCTACGTCCGTAACCCCCCCGACCGCATCCAGGGCCACGGAATCATCAACATGTTTGTCGTCACAGAAT TGCCTCCCCCGCGGGACTCGACCATAGCGGTGGCGATCGGGGCGTCAGTCGGCGGTGCGCTGGCTCTGCTCATCCTGTCCATGGTGGTGGTGAAGTGTATACGGCGTCACAAGAAACAAGAGCTCATCTCTGACGAGCAGAAGATGGAGGAAGAGGGCAAGCTGGATGCAGAGGGGTGCCCCGAGGAGGGAACCAA GAAAGCATTCCTGCCTGAAGATGTATAG